One Euphorbia lathyris chromosome 1, ddEupLath1.1, whole genome shotgun sequence DNA segment encodes these proteins:
- the LOC136207610 gene encoding pentatricopeptide repeat-containing protein At3g02330, mitochondrial has product MAKLCLIARILPYTSTILQNNSTISTLALHQPRSSIKITTFSHIYQKCSYLNSLNPGKQAHAQMIVSGFIPTIFVTNCLIQMYVKCSHLSSAYKVFDRMTNRDVISYNTMIFGYAGCAKMDAAKDFFDRMPHKDVVTWNSMISGFLQNGECRKSMDLFLDMGRSGMSYDQTTLAVVLKACAVLEDESIGIQLHGLVIRMGFNDDVVTGSALLDMYAKCSRLDDSLRVFGELPQKNAVSWSAMIAGCAQNDHYIKGFELFKEMQRAEIKVSQSSYASLFRSCAGLSAFKLGAQFHGHALKNDFGYDIIVGTAILDMYAKCSCMEDAQKLFNSLPRRSLQCYNAIIVGYTRNGQGFEALQLFRLLLKSGLGFNEITLSGAFSACAAIRGDLEGLQIHSLAIKSTLKSNICVANAILDMYGKCGAVVESVCMFDEMEVRDAVSWNAIIAAHEQNENENETLSHFAQMLRSRMDPDEFTYGSVLKVCSSQQDLNIGMEIHNRIIKSGLGMDSFVGAALIDMYCKCGMMEEAKKIHDRTEEQTMVSWNAIISGFSLLQQSEDAHSFFSQMLEMGVKPDNFTYAIVLDTCANLATVGLGKQIHAQIIKLKLQSDVYISSTLVDMYSKCGNMQDSKLVFDKALNRDFVTWNAMICGYAQHGLGEEALKTFENMQLENIKPNHATFISILRACAHMGLVDKGLQYFNAMVDEYGLDPQVEHYSCMVDILGRSGRTNDALKLIRDMPFEADAVVWKTLLGICKTNGNVEIAEEATESILRLDPQDSSAYVLLSNIYANAGMWNKVSETRKKMRHDKLKKEPGCSWIEVKDEVHAFLVREKAHPKCEEIYEMISMLVDEMMWVGYMPHFDEDSQGYEQQAEELRSCAVNT; this is encoded by the coding sequence ATGGCAAAGCTTTGCTTAATCGCAAGAATACTCCCTTACACATCAACAATTCTGCAAAACAACTCTACAATCTCCACCCTTGCACTACATCAACCAAGGTCGTCCATAAAGATCACAACTTTTTCTCATATTTACCAGAAATGCTCCTATCTCAACTCCCTAAATCCTGGCAAACAAGCCCATGCTCAGATGATAGTATCTGGGTTTATCCCTACCATATTtgtaacaaattgtttgattcaAATGTACGTAAAATGCTCCCATTTAAGTTCTGCGTACAAAGTGTTCGACAGAATGACTAACAGAGATGTGATTTCTTATAACACAATGATATTCGGGTATGCTGGTTGTGCGAAAATGGATGCTGCAAAGGACTTTTTTGATAGAATGCCCCATAAAGATGTGGTTACATGGAATTCTATGATTTCCGGGTTTCTACAGAATGGTGAATGTCGAAAATCAATGGATCTTTTCTTGGACATGGGCAGATCAGGCATGAGCTATGACCAAACTACTTTAGCTGTTGTTTTGAAAGCATGTGCTGTTTTAGAAGATGAAAGTATTGGAATTCAGTTACATGGGCTTGTTATTCGAATGGGATTTAATGATGATGTAGTCACTGGGAGTGCTTTGTTGGATATGTATGCAAAATGCAGCAGATTAGATGATTCCCTTCGGGTTTTCGGTGAACTTCCTCAGAAGAATGCAGTTTCTTGGAGTGCTATGATTGCTGGTTGCGCTCAAAATGATCATTATATCAAAGGTTTTGAGCTGTTTAAGGAGATGCAGAGGGCTGAAATTAAGGTTAGCCAATCTAGCTATGCTAGTCTTTTCAGGTCATGTGCTGGATTGTCTGCATTTAAACTAGGGGCTCAGTTCCATGGCCATGCTTTGAAAAATGATTTTGGATATGATATCATTGTAGGAACTGCTATTTTGGATATGTATGCAAAATGCAGTTGTATGGAAGATGCTCAAAAGCTATTTAATTCGTTGCCTAGACGAAGTTTGCAATGTTATAATGCCATTATTGTTGGTTATACTCGAAACGGCCAAGGCTTTGAAGCTCTGCAATTATTTAGGCTTTTGTTGAAGTCCGGGCTCGGATTCAATGAAATTACTCTATCTGGTGCATTTAGTGCTTGTGCAGCTATCAGAGGAGATTTGGAGGGGCTTCAAATACATTCTTTAGCAATTAAGAGTACTCTTAAGTCTAATATATGTGTGGCAAATGCTATTCTTGACATGTATGGTAAATGTGGAGCGGTGGTCGAATCTGTCTGTATGTTTGACGAAATGGAGGTAAGAGATGCTGTGTCATGGAATGCAATAATTGCAGCTCATGAACAGAATGAAAATGAAAACGAGACACTCTCCCATTTTGCACAAATGCTCCGGTCGAGGATGGATCCTGATGAGTTCACTTATGGAAGTGTCTTGAAAGTTTGTTCTAGTCAGCAAGATTTGAATATTGGAATGGAGATACATAACAGAATTATTAAATCTGGATTGGGGATGGATAGCTTTGTAGGAGCTGCTCTTATTGATATGTACTGTAAATGTGGAATGATGGAAGAGGCGAAGAAAATCCACGACAGAACTGAAGAACAAACAATGGTTTCATGGAATGCAATTATTTCAGGGTTTTCACTGCTACAACAGAGTGAGGATGCTCACAGCTTCTTCTCTCAGATGTTGGAAATGGGAGTAAAGCCAGACAACTTCACCTATGCAATAGTTCTTGATACGTGTGCAAATTTGGCCACTGTCGGACTCGGGAAGCAAATACATGCTCAAATCATAAAGCTAAAACTACAGTCAGATGTCTATATATCCAGCACACTGGTTGATATGTACTCAAAGTGTGGAAACATGCAAGATTCGAAACTAGTGTTCGATAAAGCACTCAACAGGGATTTCGTGACATGGAACGCAATGATTTGCGGCTATGCTCAGCATGGTCTTGGAGAAGAAGCCCTAAAAACTTTCGAGAATATGCAACTTGAGAATATAAAGCCGAACCATGCAACCTTTATTTCAATCCTTAGAGCTTGTGCACACATGGGGCTTGTCGACAAAGGGTTGCAATATTTCAATGCTATGGTAGATGAGTATGGTCTGGATCCTCAAGTAGAGCATTATTCATGCATGGTTGATATACTAGGGAGATCAGGCCGAACAAACGATGCCTTAAAACTGATCCGCGATATGCCTTTCGAAGCGGATGCTGTCGTATGGAAGACTTTGCTTGGCATTTGCAAGACCAATGGGAATGTAGAGATAGCAGAAGAAGCAACAGAATCTATTTTGAGATTGGATCCACAAGACTCTTCTGCTTATGTTCTTCTGTCAAACATATATGCCAATGCAGGAATGTGGAATAAGGTTTCGGAGACGAGGAAGAAAATGAGGCATGATAAGCTGAAGAAGGAGCCAGGTTGCAGTTGGATAGAAGTAAAAGATGAAGTGCACGCATTTCTGGTTCGGGAGAAAGCTCATCCCAAATGTGAAGAGATTTATGAAATGATTTCAATGCTTGTTGATGAGATGATGTGGGTTGGTTACATGCCTCATTTTGATGAAGATTCACAAGGATATGAGCAGCAGGCAGAGGAGCTAAGAAGCTGTGCGGTCAATACGTAG